In Bombus huntii isolate Logan2020A chromosome 9, iyBomHunt1.1, whole genome shotgun sequence, a single window of DNA contains:
- the LOC126869752 gene encoding insulin-like growth factor-binding protein-related protein 1 isoform X2 yields the protein MMRKGALPVLSLSYLFIFCVAIFERNAFASIEINEDTEIIEKKRIEGCIECGDYRCPGDFGKCLLGSVLDPCKCCATGICARLDGEPCWNSSIPGLPSKRRNDGLCARNYECKLRSDLRKEDEPEATCVCMEQTPACGNDNKTYTTPCALHEEAMRRKRSSSLTLQHLGPCQSRPWILSPLEDVLSVFGQRLALNCEAKGFPVPDIFWEFHAADGRKVLKLPGEAQGATVHSSVGPEPLMRTSWMQLPRVTKERC from the exons ATGATGCGTAAAGGAGCACTTCCTGTGTTATCGTTGTCGTACTTGTTTATATTCTGTGTTGCAATATTCGAAAGAAACGCTTTTGCATCTATCGAAATTAACGAAGATACGGAGATCATAGAGAAGAAACGCATCGAAGGATGTATCGAGTGTGGCGATTATAG GTGTCCGGGAGattttggaaaatgtttattaGGTTCTGTTCTCGACCCATGTAAATGTTGTGCAACTGGTATATGTGCTCGATTGGATGGCGAACCTTGTTGGAATTCTAGTATACCTGGATTGCCTTCGAAACGTCGTAACGATGGTCTATGTGCAAGAAATTATGAGTGCAAGTTAAGGTCGGACCTCCGGAAAGAg GACGAACCAGAAGCCACTTGCGTTTGTATGGAACAAACTCCGGCGTGTGGTAATGATAATAAAACGTACACAACACCCTGTGCGCTGCATGAAGAGGCAATGAGACGGAAACGTTCATCTTCCTTGACGTTACAGCATCTTGGTCCGTGTCAAAGCCGTCCCTGGATTTTATCTCCTTTAGAAGATGTTTTATCAGTGTTTGGCCAACGATTAGCACTAAATTGTGAAGCGAAAGGCTTCCCTGTCCCCGATATTTTTTGGGAATTTCATGCAGCAGATGGGAGGAAAGTCTTGAAACTGCCAG GTGAAGCCCAAGGAGCGACAGTCCATAGCAGCGTCGGTCCGGAACCTCTTATGCGAACATCATGGATGCAATTACCTCGTGTCACCAAAGA GAGGTGCTGA
- the LOC126869752 gene encoding insulin-like growth factor-binding protein-related protein 1 isoform X1, producing MMRKGALPVLSLSYLFIFCVAIFERNAFASIEINEDTEIIEKKRIEGCIECGDYRCPGDFGKCLLGSVLDPCKCCATGICARLDGEPCWNSSIPGLPSKRRNDGLCARNYECKLRSDLRKEDEPEATCVCMEQTPACGNDNKTYTTPCALHEEAMRRKRSSSLTLQHLGPCQSRPWILSPLEDVLSVFGQRLALNCEAKGFPVPDIFWEFHAADGRKVLKLPGEAQGATVHSSVGPEPLMRTSWMQLPRVTKEYVGMYHCIAKNSWGEASSASFVSMSEH from the exons ATGATGCGTAAAGGAGCACTTCCTGTGTTATCGTTGTCGTACTTGTTTATATTCTGTGTTGCAATATTCGAAAGAAACGCTTTTGCATCTATCGAAATTAACGAAGATACGGAGATCATAGAGAAGAAACGCATCGAAGGATGTATCGAGTGTGGCGATTATAG GTGTCCGGGAGattttggaaaatgtttattaGGTTCTGTTCTCGACCCATGTAAATGTTGTGCAACTGGTATATGTGCTCGATTGGATGGCGAACCTTGTTGGAATTCTAGTATACCTGGATTGCCTTCGAAACGTCGTAACGATGGTCTATGTGCAAGAAATTATGAGTGCAAGTTAAGGTCGGACCTCCGGAAAGAg GACGAACCAGAAGCCACTTGCGTTTGTATGGAACAAACTCCGGCGTGTGGTAATGATAATAAAACGTACACAACACCCTGTGCGCTGCATGAAGAGGCAATGAGACGGAAACGTTCATCTTCCTTGACGTTACAGCATCTTGGTCCGTGTCAAAGCCGTCCCTGGATTTTATCTCCTTTAGAAGATGTTTTATCAGTGTTTGGCCAACGATTAGCACTAAATTGTGAAGCGAAAGGCTTCCCTGTCCCCGATATTTTTTGGGAATTTCATGCAGCAGATGGGAGGAAAGTCTTGAAACTGCCAG GTGAAGCCCAAGGAGCGACAGTCCATAGCAGCGTCGGTCCGGAACCTCTTATGCGAACATCATGGATGCAATTACCTCGTGTCACCAAAGAGTATGTTGGAATGTATCACTGCATTGCCAAAAATTCGTGGGGTGAAGCTAGTAGTGCATCTTTTGTTTCTATGTCGGAACACTAA